From the Mesorhizobium koreense genome, the window ACCGACGGCCTGGATGGACTGGCGATCGTGCCTGTGATGATCGCGGCAGCCTCTTTCGGCGTCATCGCCTATCTTTCAGGCAATGCCGTCTTCGCCGAATATCTGCAAATCCATTTCGTGCCGGGAACGGGCGAACTGGCCGTCATCCTCGGCGCCGTCATCGGCGCGGGGCTCGGGTTCCTCTGGTTCAACGCGCCGCCGGCGGCGATCTTCATGGGCGATACCGGTTCGCTGGCGCTGGGCGGGCTGATCGGCACCGTGGCCGTCGCCGTCAAGCACGAGATCGTGCTCGCCATCATCGGCGGCCTGTTCGTCGCCGAGGCGCTGTCCGTCATCATCCAGGTCGGCTATTTCAAGATGACGGGCCGGCGAGTGTTCCTGATGGCGCCCATCCATCACCATTTCGAAAAGCTCGGCTGGACCGAAAGCCAGGTGGTGATCCGTTTCTGGATCATCGCGGTCATGCTCGCGCTCATCGGCCTTTCGACCCTGAAGCTGAGGTAGAGCATGATCCCCGCCACCTCCTTCAAGGGAAAGGCAATCGCCCTTTTCGGCCTCGGCGGGTCGGGGATCGCGACAGCGCATGCGCTGGTCGAGGGCGGCGCGTCCGTCACCGCCTGGGACGACAATCCGGAGAGTATCAGCGCCGCCGAAGCGGCCGGCATCCCGGTCGGCGATCTCAGAAAGGCCGACTGGAGCGGCTTTGCCTCCTTCGTCCTCTCGCCCGGCGTTCCGCTTACCCATCCCAAGCCGCACTGGAGCGTCGATCTGGCGCGGGGCGCCGGCGTCGAGATCATCGGCGATATCGAACTCTTCGCCCGCGAGCGGCGCGCGCGCGCGTCCGAAGCGCCCTTCATCGCCATCACCGGCACCAACGGCAAGTCGACCACCACTGCGCTCACCACGCATATCGTCGCCTCGTCCGGGCGCGATGCGCAGATGGGCGGCAATATCGGTCGCGCCGTCATGACGCTCGATCCACCGACACGCGACCGCATCTACGTGGTCGAGTGCTCGTCCTATCAGATCGACCTCGCCCCCTCGATGGACCCGACCGCCGGCGTTCTCTTGAATATCACACCGGACCACCTCGATCGCCACGGCACCATCCAGCATTACGCCGATGTCAAGGAACGCCTGGTCGCCGGCAGCCAGACCGCGATCATCGGCGTCGACGACATCTATTGCGCGCAAATCGCCGACCGGTTGGAGCATGCCGGCAGGGACGTCGTACGCGTCTCAAAGCGACTGGCGCTGGCCGACGGCATGTTCGCGGAAGGGCCGACCATCGTTAAGGCGTGGAGCGGGCGTATGCAGCCTGTCGTCTCACTGGAGGGGATAGGTTCGCTGCGCGGCCAGCACAACGCCCAGAACGCGATCGCGGCGACCGCCGCCTGCCTCGACATCGGCCTGACGCTGGACGAAATCCAGGCGGGTCTCAGGAGCTTCCCCGGCCTTGCGCACCGCATGGAACAGGTAGGACGACGCGGCAAGGTGCTCTTCGTCAACGATTCCAAGGCGACGAACGCGGATGCCGCGGCACCCGCCCTTTCGAGTTTCCCGCGCATCTACTGGATCGCGGGCGGCCTGCCGAAGCAGGGCGGGATTTCGTCGCTGAAGAGCTTCTTTCCGCGCATCGCCAAGGCCTATCTCATCGGCGAGGCGGCGCCCGACTTTGCCGCGACGCTCGGCGAAGCCGCGCCCTACGAGATTTCCGGTACGCTCGATGCCGCCGTGGTGCATGCCGCGCGCGACGCGGCGAAAGACCCGTCCAACGAAGTCGTGGTGCTTCTCTCGCCGGCATGCGCGAGTTTCGACCAGTTCAGGAATTTCGAGGTGCGCGGCGAGGCGTTCCGCACGGCGGTCGCCTCGCTTGAAAATATCGAGATGATCGGAGGGATGCGCTGATGGTTAGCCGTCTGGATCGCGGGCCGGTAGGCAATTGGTGG encodes:
- the murD gene encoding UDP-N-acetylmuramoyl-L-alanine--D-glutamate ligase — encoded protein: MIPATSFKGKAIALFGLGGSGIATAHALVEGGASVTAWDDNPESISAAEAAGIPVGDLRKADWSGFASFVLSPGVPLTHPKPHWSVDLARGAGVEIIGDIELFARERRARASEAPFIAITGTNGKSTTTALTTHIVASSGRDAQMGGNIGRAVMTLDPPTRDRIYVVECSSYQIDLAPSMDPTAGVLLNITPDHLDRHGTIQHYADVKERLVAGSQTAIIGVDDIYCAQIADRLEHAGRDVVRVSKRLALADGMFAEGPTIVKAWSGRMQPVVSLEGIGSLRGQHNAQNAIAATAACLDIGLTLDEIQAGLRSFPGLAHRMEQVGRRGKVLFVNDSKATNADAAAPALSSFPRIYWIAGGLPKQGGISSLKSFFPRIAKAYLIGEAAPDFAATLGEAAPYEISGTLDAAVVHAARDAAKDPSNEVVVLLSPACASFDQFRNFEVRGEAFRTAVASLENIEMIGGMR